One part of the Bradyrhizobium sp. CB1650 genome encodes these proteins:
- the flhA gene encoding flagellar biosynthesis protein FlhA — MVDVTAGQGVGGPKPSIPSLAEIGNILKRGDIALALGILTILVVLILPLPSIVLDLFLAISITLSILILMTALFIQAPLEFSAFPTILLISTMLRLSLNMASTRLILSHGHEGTDAAGHVIEAFGSFVMGGNFVIGIIVFAILVIVNFVVITKGSGRIAEVAARFHLDAMPGKQMAIDADLSAGLIDEKVAKERRKALEDESGFFGAMDGASKFVRGDAIAGLLIVFINVVGGMIIGVAQQGLSFADAGRSYTLLTVGDGLVTQVPALIVSTAAGLLVSKAGVSGAADKALMKQFSGYPQALAMSSAVMLVLAALPGIPTIPFLALGAGAGALAWQARNHKKTVVKAEEAAKAAPAARTPGAPGAAAAEEPISAALKIDDLKIELGYALLPLVNGPDGTDRLTEQIKALRRSLAIEMGFVMPAVRILDNVQLEANTYIIKIKEVDAGTGKIWPNQFMVMDPGGNQVQVPGIHTTEPTFGLPATWVDASLKEEASLKGYTVVDAATVLSTHLTELLKANMSDLLSYGEVQKLLKELPKEQSELVKDIVPGQVTVSGIQRVLQLLLAERISIRDLSTILEGIADSLAFSRNPATMVEHVRARLARQICAQNTSYNGYLPLIALSARWEQAFAESIVGQGEERSLAMQPSKLSEFMTAVREAFERAAREGEAPVLVTSAAIRPFVRSLVERFRAQTTVLSQAEIHPRARLKTVGSV; from the coding sequence ATGGTCGACGTCACCGCGGGACAAGGCGTAGGCGGCCCGAAGCCCAGCATCCCTTCCCTCGCCGAGATCGGCAACATCCTCAAGCGCGGCGACATCGCGCTGGCGCTCGGCATCCTCACCATCCTGGTGGTGCTGATCCTGCCCTTGCCCTCGATCGTGCTGGACCTTTTCCTGGCGATCTCGATCACGCTCTCGATCCTGATCCTGATGACGGCCCTGTTCATCCAGGCGCCGCTGGAATTCTCCGCCTTCCCGACCATCCTCCTGATCTCGACCATGCTGCGCCTGTCGCTCAACATGGCCTCGACCCGCCTGATCCTGTCGCACGGGCACGAGGGCACGGATGCCGCCGGTCACGTCATCGAAGCCTTCGGCAGCTTCGTGATGGGCGGCAATTTCGTCATCGGCATCATCGTCTTCGCCATCCTGGTCATCGTCAACTTCGTCGTCATCACCAAGGGTTCGGGCCGCATCGCCGAAGTCGCCGCGCGCTTCCACCTCGATGCCATGCCCGGCAAGCAGATGGCGATCGACGCCGACCTCTCCGCCGGCTTGATCGACGAGAAGGTCGCCAAGGAGCGGCGCAAGGCGCTGGAGGACGAGAGCGGCTTCTTCGGCGCCATGGACGGTGCCTCCAAATTCGTCCGCGGCGACGCTATCGCCGGCCTCCTCATCGTCTTCATCAATGTCGTCGGCGGCATGATCATCGGGGTGGCGCAGCAGGGCCTGTCCTTTGCCGACGCCGGGCGCAGCTACACGCTGCTGACGGTCGGTGACGGCCTCGTCACGCAGGTGCCGGCGCTGATCGTCTCGACCGCGGCGGGCCTGCTCGTCTCCAAGGCCGGCGTCTCCGGCGCGGCCGACAAGGCGCTGATGAAGCAGTTCTCCGGCTACCCGCAGGCCCTCGCAATGTCCTCCGCCGTGATGCTGGTGCTGGCGGCGCTGCCGGGCATTCCGACCATCCCCTTCCTCGCGCTCGGCGCCGGCGCCGGCGCGCTCGCCTGGCAGGCACGCAACCACAAGAAGACCGTCGTCAAGGCCGAGGAAGCCGCCAAGGCCGCGCCGGCGGCCAGAACGCCCGGCGCGCCGGGCGCCGCCGCAGCGGAGGAGCCGATCTCGGCCGCGCTGAAGATCGACGACCTCAAGATCGAGCTCGGCTACGCGCTCTTGCCACTGGTCAACGGTCCCGACGGCACCGACCGCCTCACCGAGCAGATCAAGGCGCTGCGCCGTTCGCTCGCGATCGAGATGGGCTTCGTGATGCCGGCGGTACGCATCCTCGACAACGTCCAGCTCGAGGCCAACACCTACATCATCAAGATCAAGGAGGTCGACGCCGGCACCGGCAAGATCTGGCCGAACCAGTTCATGGTCATGGACCCCGGCGGCAACCAGGTCCAGGTGCCCGGCATCCACACCACCGAACCGACCTTTGGCCTGCCCGCGACCTGGGTCGACGCCAGCCTCAAGGAGGAGGCCTCGCTCAAGGGCTACACCGTCGTCGACGCCGCGACCGTACTCTCGACCCACCTCACCGAGCTGCTCAAGGCCAACATGTCCGACCTGCTCTCCTATGGCGAGGTGCAGAAGCTGCTCAAGGAGCTGCCGAAGGAGCAGAGCGAGCTGGTCAAGGATATCGTGCCGGGGCAGGTCACGGTCTCCGGCATCCAGCGCGTGCTGCAGCTCCTGCTGGCCGAGCGCATCTCGATCCGCGACCTCTCCACGATCCTCGAAGGCATCGCGGACTCGCTCGCCTTCTCGCGCAATCCCGCCACCATGGTCGAGCACGTCCGTGCCCGGCTGGCGCGGCAGATCTGCGCCCAAAACACCTCCTACAACGGCTACCTGCCGCTGATCGCGTTGTCAGCCAGATGGGAGCAGGCCTTCGCCGAGTCCATCGTCGGCCAGGGCGAGGAGCGCAGTCTTGCGATGCAGCCCTCGAAACTGTCTGAGTTCATGACCGCCGTGCGCGAGGCGTTCGAGCGCGCCGCCCGCGAGGGCGAGGCGCCGGTGCTGGTCACCTCTGCGGCAATTCGTCCATTCGTGCGCTCGCTGGTCGAGCGGTTCCGCGCCCAGACCACCGTGCTGTCGCAGGCTGAAATCCACCCCAGGGCGAGATTGAAAACGGTCGGAAGCGTCTGA
- a CDS encoding NAD(P)/FAD-dependent oxidoreductase codes for MARIVVLGAGFAGLWAAIGAARKRDEIGTTDIDIHLVDRNPYHNIRVRNYEVDLSEVAIPLPQLLDPIGVSHGIGEIDAIDPARREISLVSSRGNETLVYDRLVLALGSEVMRPDIPGLAAHGFDVDTYAAALRLEAHLMALGRSASSPGHATVVVVGAGFTGIEVAAEMPERLTRAGITGSRVILVDPNPAVGTTIGEHARPVIETALSSLEVEMRLGVRVEAVEAAGIRLSSGEVIATQTVVWCAGMRASPLAASLPGARDRLGRLLVDPFMRVADLRGVFAAGDVASSVVDGLHPTVMSCQFARPMGRFAGHNVVADLAGQPLLPLRIDWYVTVLDLGDWGALYTEGWDREVQTTGAAAKATKQAINRKRIYPPLSGSKDDLFAAAAPIVQAPPPTYGAR; via the coding sequence ATGGCGCGTATCGTCGTGCTAGGCGCCGGGTTTGCAGGGCTGTGGGCGGCGATCGGTGCCGCGCGCAAGCGCGACGAGATCGGCACGACCGACATCGACATTCACCTCGTCGATCGGAATCCCTACCACAACATCCGCGTGCGCAATTACGAGGTCGACCTCAGCGAGGTCGCGATTCCGCTTCCGCAACTGCTCGATCCGATCGGGGTTAGCCACGGCATCGGCGAGATCGATGCCATCGACCCGGCGCGGCGCGAGATTTCGCTGGTCTCGAGCCGCGGCAACGAGACCCTGGTCTATGACCGGCTCGTGCTGGCGCTCGGCAGCGAAGTGATGCGTCCCGACATTCCGGGGCTGGCCGCGCACGGCTTCGATGTCGACACCTACGCCGCGGCGCTGCGCCTCGAGGCTCATCTCATGGCGCTCGGACGCAGCGCGTCGTCTCCAGGGCACGCGACGGTCGTGGTGGTGGGCGCGGGCTTCACCGGCATCGAGGTCGCGGCCGAAATGCCGGAACGATTGACGCGCGCCGGCATCACCGGCAGCCGCGTCATCCTGGTCGATCCCAACCCCGCTGTCGGCACGACCATCGGCGAGCACGCGCGCCCCGTCATCGAGACCGCGCTGTCGTCACTCGAGGTGGAGATGCGTCTCGGCGTGCGTGTCGAAGCCGTCGAGGCTGCCGGCATTCGCCTGAGCTCGGGCGAAGTCATCGCCACGCAAACCGTGGTCTGGTGCGCCGGCATGCGCGCAAGCCCGCTTGCTGCAAGTCTGCCGGGCGCGCGGGATCGCCTCGGCCGCCTGCTGGTCGATCCCTTCATGCGGGTTGCGGATCTGCGTGGGGTGTTCGCCGCCGGCGACGTCGCCTCGAGCGTGGTCGATGGGCTGCATCCGACCGTGATGTCGTGCCAGTTCGCCCGTCCCATGGGTCGCTTCGCCGGCCACAATGTGGTGGCCGATCTCGCCGGCCAGCCGCTGCTGCCGCTGCGGATCGACTGGTACGTGACGGTGCTTGATCTCGGCGATTGGGGGGCGCTGTACACCGAAGGGTGGGACCGCGAGGTGCAAACGACCGGTGCGGCCGCGAAGGCGACCAAGCAGGCCATCAACCGCAAGCGCATCTATCCGCCGCTGTCGGGAAGCAAGGACGATCTCTTCGCCGCCGCCGCGCCAATCGTGCAGGCGCCACCGCCGACCTACGGGGCGCGGTAG